In the genome of Cervus elaphus chromosome 5, mCerEla1.1, whole genome shotgun sequence, the window GGAGCTCCTGTAGTCCACTCCATCGACCATGAATGTGGCCACATCGGCCCCAGCTTCTGTGGACACTAACCGCTTTATCTTGTGGTGGCTCTGAGCGAGAACGGGAGAGAGGCAGAAGGCTGAGTGTGTGACCGTGACTCCTTCCCCGCAGTGTATCCCATGGGAAACGGCACGAGCAGGCTGTACAGTGCTCTCGCCAAGACACTCACCAGCAGCGCGGCGTCCCAGCACCCGGAGTACCTGGTGGCCGCCGACCCGGAGCACCTGGAGCCCATCGACCCCAAAGAGCTCCTGGAGGAATGCAGGGCTGTCCTGCACACCCGGCCCCCGCGGTTCCAGAGGGACTTCGTGGCTCTGCCGGCCGATTGCCCCAGCAGCCACCCTCCCATTAGGGTCATGCAGTGGAACATCCTTGCCCAAGGTAGGCCTGCTGCATCTCTGCCTGTACCGCCGCGGGCTCCGCCTGGGCGGGGGGTGTCAGACGAGGGTGGGGGCGGCTAGAGCCGGGGAGCTCTCCcaaggggaggtgggggcagggagtccTCTGGTTTTCACTGATAAATCCAGCGATTCAGAGGTATTTCTTTCTTACGTGTTGGTAGGCTTTGGATATTCAGTGACAGCTTCTGTCTCCCAGCACATCCAGATTTCAAGGCCCCGGTCTCTTATTAGCCTGAAACTTTCTGTTGTCTGCAGCTTTCAGTCCACAGCACTAAGACAGCGTTTGCCAGGGAGAGACTGAGTCTACCGAGTGGGCGATGTACAATCTTCTGCAGGAGAGGGGGGTGGTGGTCTGGGTACTCTGGCCAGATTCTCATCCAAACGCTTCTTTATCGTTTGAGGCCAGGGATGTTGCCTCTGTTCTCTGTGCTTTGAGATTCTTGTTGCGGTAGAGAGGACGCTTTTCCTGGGTCTGCTGCGTTTAAAAACAGCTGTGTCAGTCAACTTTGTGCAGTGGTGCTGATCGTGGAGCTCTTGAAATTTTAAGAGGAAACCAGGGTCACcattttcccctccttttctgGAACAGAAGGGCACATACTCCCTGACTTTCCAAAATTttggattcatttttttcttttccaagataGAGGTAAAAGCTGCCCGTTTAAAATAGGTGTCATTTATGGTATCTGTAAAGGCTTAGTACAGGGCTAAATGTATTTAGTTCATCTGACATAGCTTAGATCTCTTAGACTACAAAGAACATTGTTCAAAGCTGAAACTTAATGGTTTATGTCCTGGAATATGTGGCTTTGTTATGTCTTCTGTCCTGGAATAGAGACAGATAGTTTTAATATGAAAGAGTCAATTCCTTGCTTCATGTGGATGGTAAGAGGTAAAGTTTGGAGGTCAGTGCAGTAAGAGAATCCCCCCAGAGCACTTGAAGCAGAGAAAGTACTTTGAAGGTCTTAGGTGGCCTTACACCCAAGGAGACCCCCAGGTATTTAGCAGCTGACAACCGACCGGCTTTTGTATTTCAGCTCTTGGCGAAGGCAAAGACAACTTTGTCCAGTGCCCTATCGAAGCCCTCAagtgggaagaaaggaaatgtctgaTCCTGGAAGAGATCCTCGCCTACCAGCCAGATATCCTGTGCCTCCAAGAGGTGGACCACTACTTCGACACCTTCCAGCCTCTCCTCAGTAGACTGGGCTATCAGGGCACCTTCTTCCCCAAGCCCTGGTCGCCTTGTCTGGATGTGGAGCACAACAATGGACCCGACGGCTGTGCCTTGTTCTTCCTCCAAAACCGATTCAAGCTGGTCAACAGTGCCAACATCCGGCTGACAGCCATGACGCTGAAAACCAACCAGGTGGCCATCGCCCAGACCCTGGAGTGCAAGGAGTCCAGCCGCCAGCTCTGCATCGCCGTCACCCACCTGAAGGCTCGCACCGGCTGGGAGCGATTTCGATCAGCTCAAGGCTGCGACCTCCTCCAAAACCTGCAGACCATCACCCAAGGGGCCAAGATTCCCCTGATTGTTTGTGGAGACTTCAACGCAGAGCCCACAGAGGAGGTCTACAAGCActttgcttcctccagcctcaATCTGAACAGCGCCTACAAGCTGCTGAGCGCTGATGGGCAGTCGGAACCTCCGTACACGACCTGGAAGATCCGGACCTCAGGCGAGTGCCGGCACACGCTAGATTATATCTGGTACTCCAGGCAGGCTCTCAGTGTGCGGTCAGCCCTGGACCTGCTCACCGAGGAGCAGATTGGACCCAACCGGCTACCATCCTTCAATTACCCTTCAGACCACCTGTCCCTAGTGTGTGACTTCAGCTTTAACGAGGAACCCTGATGGACATTTATAAACACTTGTCCTTGTCTGTGTCTTTTTAATTGCAGGAGTCTTAACCAGGGATGTTTCAGGAAACTGAAATAGATTAAGTTGACTGAGGAAGGGTTCCCAGTTTctcacttctttctttcattgtttccagCATGCCCTTGGGAAGGAACCCCATTAGCTCACATTGAAACCTTCAGCAAAAAAGGTTTTTGCACTCCAGTATTGctttgcattttcttctttcccttaggATTAATTACATGTTGATCATTTAAGGGCATTATATTAGGCTTGTTTTGAAGCTTTTTCTGTTAGAGGATACTATATTAAAATAGTAGACTTGCTTGAGTCTCCCATAATTAACAAGTATGCAGGAAGTTTCTCTAGACATTTCaagttatttatttgtgttttttaatatcaAGTTATGCatggcaatatttatttttttatatcttcatgtaaaattaagtaaattataaCATGACCATGTTAAAACCATGCAAAACATAAGTTATAGAATAATTTATAGTAATTTTCTTAAAGctttaaagatgtttttattgGGGTCTAATAAAATAGTAGTGTATAAAGGAGCTATTTAGTCTTGAGGGGGTTTTGTTATTTAAGTGGAAATACCAGTTCTCCTTGATATGTTCTTCATAAATCTTTGCTATGCCTCTGTGTTCTCCATTATTGTGTTTCTTGAAGAGATTCCATGGCCAGTCTTCATTATTTAGTCACTGTTACACATTTCCGGTATTCCCTTGGAGTGCTGTTGGTATTCATTTGCAGTCACTCTGCCATTATTTGTATTGAATGTGCTTTGCACAGTAGATATATTTAGGAGCTGTTATGTGGTAGTGGCTAAAGACAGTAGGACCTTCTTTTCAGAGATGGGAAACTATTCCTGGTCTGTTCATGAAGCTGTGGTTGAGATTTACTAAGATGGCCAGGTAACTGGTTTTAAAACATCTAGAAAGCAGAATATAAAAAGTTAACCTGGAATTCTCTTTGCTCAGAAATAAAGTGGTAAAGTTAACAGGTGAAACTCCTTCCTAATGAAATCCCCGAAAACAGCCCACtggtaataatatattttaacccATGAGTTGTAAATATTTGAGATTAATAAATTGTCTCTTAAAGCTAGTGTTTTAATATCTTGTCTTTTTAATGCATAGAGAATAAATTTGATCTTTTAATACTGTTAATGTGGCGCCCACACAATCCCTGACAGTCAGACCTTCATTTTAAAGTGGACAGATGTGGCTGTGTATTTGAAGGCGGCATCTGATGCTATGTGTGTGAGGTATCACTGGTGACAAGGTTGGAGTCCGCAAAAATAGCTCCTCCAAGTATTGGAAATGCTTTTGAAACAAATGAGGGTTTCAGTAAATATCAAAATAGCATCTGTACCAGCTATCACCTGGTTCAGATCTTAGCAGTGACTGAATTTGTACATTGAGAAGCAGAATACTGATTTGGACAGGCATTAAATACTGTTTACCTGCCCTAGAGCACACCAGTTTGAAATTATCATACCCATATCATAAGCAAATCTGGATGAGAATAAAAGCCAAAAAAGTGTTTCCATTTCAAATGTTAACAGGCTATGGgagaagggtgggggtgggtgggaatgcCTCTGAGCAAAAGGGCTCCTGGAAATATCGACAGGTAGGTCACCCTTCAGTATTGCCGTGGTGGTAGGCTAAACACATACTTCTGTATGCCTTTGTTATCTGTATTTGTCTTCATTGAAAATGTAGTCATGTGAGCATTTTATGTAAAGTTTTTTTAGTAGTTTATAAATCTTGCTAGGTGgcactttatttttacttctctagTCTTTCTTTTGTAGACAGCTCTGCCTTGGGGACCATCAGTTACCTGAAGGCATAATGGCAAATAACAGATCTCTGttctaaatttctaaaattatcaaTATGTTCCATTACTGAGTTTCTTATTCCATGCCTATGTCCCTTTTGAgccatcttttcctttttatagtcCATGATATTTTGACTACTGTTATAATTAGAGTCTTAGAAGGTAAATTGTATAGATTCTTGAAGACAGTGAGAGTGGATTTTTTTATTCCTCCATGGCCGTATTTCAGGAGATTATACGAGGTGGTAGGGATGACACAGTAAAGCATAATGGTGTGTATAACATTTGAGTCCCTTATTTTTGGCTCCAGGAGCTTTGCATATGACTTAAAAACTGCTCCTAATTTAAAATGgagcctagggacttccctggtaacggagcagctaagactctgcactcccagtgcagggtgcccaggttcgatccctgatcagggaactagatcccacgtgccatagCTTAAAGCTGTGTGTCGCAAGGaaggacctagcacagccaaataaatattttaaaaaataattgggcCTAAAAAGCCCAAATAATCTGAGCAAAGTCCCAGTGGGACTAAattctaaaaaagaagaaaataaaaacacatgctAATAATCATAATTGACTTCAACTGGAAAGGCATCCAAAAAATGAATGTGCTTGAATAAGGAGCTCTTaacttttttaaatgacatgTATAAAAATACAGCACAGGCAGGCTTTTATCTAGAGTGGTTGGATACTGGAATGGCAAGAGGTCTGGAGCTGGGCTTATAAAAGCGAATTCTGTAGAAGGGCATGGGCTGTAAGTAAAGGACTTAGCTGTGACCACTGTGACTCTAgggcctccattttctcatctagaTGCAGCATCACACCTACCTTGTCAGTCTCAGATTTGTCAGATATTtgtaaaacaatattgtaaatttttGGTAAGTCATTGAGTAAAGGTTAAAGGTTAAGGTCAAGGAAAGGGCACTGTACTTGATGTCCTAACAAGCCACTCTTAATCCTTCCATTTGAAAGGGCAGATAGTGTTAATAGAAATTAAGACCCAAATAGGTGAGGGGCTGTTGGGAGTGGCAAGATTTTTTCAGCCCCATTTGTCCAGGCAGATGTGAGGTTGTAGGTCAGTGATTCAATTTCAGGAGAGGATGTCATCCCTACTTTGACCTGTTGAGAGATGAAACAACAGCCACAACTCCAGGCCCTTTGTTTGCCAGATGTCTGTGTAAAGCTCACCTCTAAGAAACTATTCATTAGGACGTAGTCGCATCCATTCCTCTTGACAGAATATTTTGAGAAGCCTTGCTGCTTCTAGGCTGCTACTGGTAAACCAAGATGAAGTCTCAGGATGAATTCCTATTTGCTTTGGCTGCTGAGACATTCAAAACCAAACCTTATAGCTGGATTTTAATTACTGTGTACCATTCTGTAGCATGTATTCCTTTTGCCATCCTGCCTTTTTCTTCATGTCATTGTCTTTCACCTGCTTATTTTTGTTGACTTTCATTTGTTCTTACAATATATAAactttctaaagtttttttttttttttttaatctaaagcaAGAGTCTAAACTGCCACACTGAGCAGATTCAGGCTTCTAGATGTAGACCACTTGCATATTAGAATGCTGGAAGTATAAAAGGAGTATAAGTATAATAAGAGTCCTGCATCACAGGGAG includes:
- the NOCT gene encoding nocturnin — its product is MGTPSLVRLVTPALSARCARRLPSSSSRPAADSASASRHPQLGLRRLGLVCLRPSPEPRLEEKEPRSLCSEGPESLLGLPASAGPAGRWGARGAAAVLAAAPGMYQSPRRLCSALLQRDAPGLRRPPGPPPPRRLSPTAAPRLQSPRLLAAASAARDVARSCSRTVYPMGNGTSRLYSALAKTLTSSAASQHPEYLVAADPEHLEPIDPKELLEECRAVLHTRPPRFQRDFVALPADCPSSHPPIRVMQWNILAQALGEGKDNFVQCPIEALKWEERKCLILEEILAYQPDILCLQEVDHYFDTFQPLLSRLGYQGTFFPKPWSPCLDVEHNNGPDGCALFFLQNRFKLVNSANIRLTAMTLKTNQVAIAQTLECKESSRQLCIAVTHLKARTGWERFRSAQGCDLLQNLQTITQGAKIPLIVCGDFNAEPTEEVYKHFASSSLNLNSAYKLLSADGQSEPPYTTWKIRTSGECRHTLDYIWYSRQALSVRSALDLLTEEQIGPNRLPSFNYPSDHLSLVCDFSFNEEP